One window of the Triticum dicoccoides isolate Atlit2015 ecotype Zavitan chromosome 3B, WEW_v2.0, whole genome shotgun sequence genome contains the following:
- the LOC119275351 gene encoding protein BZR1 homolog 2-like: protein MATGGGGGGADFGAAGGAGGRMPTWRERENNKRRERRRRAIAAKIFSGLRAHGGYKLPKHCDNNEVLKALCNEAGWVVEPDGTTYRKGCRPAERMDGIGCSVSPSPCSSYQPSPRASYNASPTSSSFPSGASSPFLPHSNNMVNGVDATPILPWLQTFSNSTASNKRPHLPPLLIHGGSISAPVTPPLSSPTARTPRMKTDWDESVIQPPWHGSNSPCVVNSTPPSPGRQMVPDPAWLAGIQISSTSPSSPTFSLMSSNPFSVFKEAIPGGGSSRMCTPGQSGTCSPVIPGMARHPDVHMMDVVSDEFAFGSSTNGGAQQATAGLVRAWEGERIHEDSGSDELELTLGSSRARS, encoded by the exons ATGGCgacggggggaggaggaggaggggcggacTTCGGGGCGGCGGGGGGAGCGGGCGGCAGGATGCCGACGTGGAGGGAGAGGGAGAACAACAAGcggagggagcggcggcggcgggcgatcgCCGCCAAGATATTCTCCGGCCTGCGGGCGCACGGCGGGTACAAGCTGCCCAAGCACTGCGACAACAACGAGGTCCTCAAGGCCCTCTGCAACGAGGCCGGCTGGGTCGTCGAGCCCGACGGCACCACCTACCGCAAG GGATGCAGACCTGCAGAACGCATGGATGGGATTGGGTGCTCCGTGTCACCAAGTCCATGCTCTTCATATCAGCCGAGTCCGCGGGCATCATACAATGCGAGCCCTACTTCCTCTTCATTCCCCAGCGGCGCATCGTCGCCCTTCCTCCCGCATTCCAACAACATGGTAAACGGCGTCGATGCAACTCCCATCCTACCATGGCTCCAAACGTTCTCCAATTCGACGGCGTCGAATAAGCGGCCGCATCTTCCCCCGCTGCTGATTCACGGTGGCTCCATCAGCGCCCCGGTGACTCCTCCACTGAGCTCACCGACCGCTCGCACCCCTCGCATGAAGACGGACTGGGACGAGTCGGTGATCCAGCCACCATGGCACGGTTCAAACAGTCCGTGCGTGGTGAACTCCACCCCGCCGAGCCCCGGGCGTCAAATGGTTCCTGACCCGGCATGGCTGGCCGGTATCCAGATCTCGTCAACGAGCCCTTCATCGCCCACCTTCAGTCTCATGTCGTCAAACCCATTCAGCGTCTTCAAAGAAGCGATCCCGGGCGGAGGTTCGTCGAGGATGTGCACGCCGGGGCAGAGCGGCACGTGCTCGCCGGTGATCCCCGGCATGGCGCGGCACCCGGACGTTCACATGATGGACGTGGTTTCTGACGAGTTTGCGTTTGGAAGCAGCACCAACGGTGGCGCTCAGCAGGCCACCGCCGGATTGGTGAGGGCGTGGGAGGGCGAGAGGATCCACGAGGACTCCGGGTCGGACGAGCTGGAGCTCACTCTCGGGAGCTCCAGGGCGAGGAGCTGA